A region from the Plutella xylostella chromosome 8, ilPluXylo3.1, whole genome shotgun sequence genome encodes:
- the LOC125488895 gene encoding juvenile hormone esterase-like has protein sequence MGYQTEDPNELLRKLKEADVFDIVAAQGDKTNKRNGFRTFAPFTPVAETPSPHAVITQHPLEIVKQGIPQAVPIIAGITTHEGIKMLPHIRRNPTLALHLNENFELCIPSDIEYPYGSRESQDLANSIKQFYFNNETISNTTLLNFVNLVTDTQVTFPTDRWIEMYKNMANSNRVYYFVFDFDGDLNWYKLFSKIQFPGASHADPLGYMFVTNITRPLLTSAGADSKKTIKVMVQLWSNFIKYGNPTQLTSLTCNIREEWSDCGTQRNYLALNNRPYMVPGPPLRRRLHFWRQVYAQYESYVARGGRLEAKTP, from the exons ATGGGATATCAAACGGAAGACCCAAACGAGCTACTGCGAAAACTGAAAGAAGCTGATGTATTTGATATAGTCGCTGCTCAAGGAGACAAGACAAACAAGCGGAATGGGTTCAGAACATTCGCGCCGTTCACTCCGGTGGCAGAGACACCGTCCCCACACGCGGTCATCACACAACATCCGCTAGAAATTGTCAAACAGGGGATCCCACAAGCAGTACCCATCATAGCAGGTATTACCACGCATGAAGGTATTAAAATGCTACCGCATATACGAAGAAACCCAACACTGGCTCTACACCTAAACGAAAACTTTGAATTGTGCATTCCATCCGATATAGAATATCCATATGGATCCCGTGAGTCTCAAGATTTGGCAAACTCtataaaacagttttactTCAACAATGAAACCATATCTAATACCACGTTGTTGAACTTCGTCAACTTGGTGACAGACACACAAGTCACCTTCCCTACCGATAGGTGGATTGAGATGTATAAGAACATGGCCAATAGCAATAGGGTATACTACTTCGTGTTTGACTTCGATGGAGACTTGAACtggtacaagctgttttcaaAGATCCAGTTCCCAGGGGCGTCCCACGCAGACCCTTTGGGGTACATGTTTGTGACAAACATCACCAGGCCACTGCTGACCTCTGCCGGAGCAGACAGCAAGAAAACCATAAAGGTTATGGTACAGTTGTGgtctaattttattaaatacgg AAATCCAACTCAACTTACTTCGCTGACATGCAATATTCGGGAAGAATGGTCTGATTGTGGAACGCAGCGCAACTACTTGGCTCTCAACAACCGTCCCTACATGGTGCCGGGACCACCTTTAAGGAGAAGACTGCACTTCTGGCGACAAGTGTACGCGCAATATGAAAGCTACGTGGCTAGGGGAGGTAGACTGGAAGCAAAGACACCTTAA
- the LOC119692968 gene encoding juvenile hormone esterase: MWLVYVVVVSVLVLAAPAATGDRVVETLSGAVRGRLVRDLNVTYYAYLGIPYAEAPTGQLRFKPPVPMEPWNGTLDATAYGPVCPQDDRYHTRSEMSEDCLSLNVYVPARPALAPTPVLVYVPGGDLQRCSGRPVIYGPQFFMKYGVMCVTMNYRLGALGFLSVQTEDAAGNVALKDILLSLQWVKRHIAQFGGDPDNITIGGESAGAVLVQYLTLSERSTNLFHKALIISGSALGYRFFNRHPIKTALDLGKKMGFQTKDPNELVRKLQEADVFDIVTAQGDKTNKRNGFRPFEPLTPVAEATSPHALITQHPLEIVKQGIPQAVPIIVGITTHEGIKMLPFIRRNPILALNLNEDFELCIPSDIEYPYGSRESQDLANSIKQFYFNNETISNTTLLNFVNLVSDTQVTYSTDRWIEIYKNMANSDRVYYFVFDFDGDLNWYKLFSKTQFPGASHADHLGYMFVTNTTRPLLPSAGAESKETIQVVLQLLTNFIKYGNPSRLTWLTCNIREEWSDCGTQRNYLALNNRPYMVPGPPLRRRLHFWRQVYAQYDSYVARGGRLEAKTP; the protein is encoded by the exons ATGTGGCTGGTGTACGTCGTTGTAGTGTCGGTTCTAGTCCTAGCTGCTCCTGCAGCAACTGGCGACAGAGTGGTGGAAACATTGAGTGGCGCCGTCCGAGGACGACTTGTAAGAGATTTGAACGTGACTTATTATGCGTATCTCGGAATACCGTACGCGGAGGCGCCGACTGGACAGCTCCGGTTTAAA CCTCCGGTGCCGATGGAACCATGGAATGGCACGTTGGACGCGACGGCGTATGGTCCCGTGTGTCCGCAAGACGACAGGTATCACACGAGAAGCGAGATGAGTGAAGACTGCCTGAGCCTGAACGTGTATGTGCCCGCCAGGCCAGCGCTGGCCCCCACGCCGGTGCTAGTGTATGTGCCTGGAGGGGACCTTCAGAGGTGTTCCGGAAGGCCCGTCATATACGGACCACAGTTTTTCATGAAATACGGCGTCATGTGCGTGACCATGAATTACag GCTAGGAGCCTTAGGATTCTTGTCTGTACAAACAGAGGACGCGGCTGGCAACGTGGCGTTAaaagacatattattatcgcTCCAGTGGGTCAAGAGGCATATAGCTCAGTTCGGTGGTGACCCCGACAACATAACTATAGGCGGGGAGAGCGCCGGCGCTGTTCTAGTACAATACCTCACTCTATCTGAAAGGTCTACCAATTTGTTCCACAAAGCCCTCATCATCAGCGGATCAGCTTTAGGCTACAGGTTTTTCAACCGACATCCCATAAAGACAGCTTTGGATCTTGGTAAGAAGATGGGATTTCAAACGAAAGACCCAAACGAGCTAGTGCGAAAACTACAAGAGGCTGATGTATTTGATATAGTAACAGCTCAAGGAGATAAGACAAACAAGCGGAATGGGTTCAGGCCATTCGAGCCACTCACGCCGGTGGCAGAGGCAACGTCTCCACACGCGCTCATCACGCAGCATCCGCTAGAAATTGTGAAACAAGGAATCCCACAAGCCGTACCCAtcatagtaggtattaccaCGCATGAAGGTATAAAAATGCTACCGTTTATACGAAGAAACCCAATACTCGCCCTAAACCTAAACGAAGACTTTGAATTATGTATTCCATCCGATATAGAATATCCGTATGGGTCCCGTGAGTCTCAAGATTTGGCCAACTCtataaaacagttttactTCAACAACGAAACCATATCGAATACCACGTTGTTGAACTTTGTCAACTTGGTATCAGACACTCAGGTCACCTACTCTACCGATAGGTGGATTGAGATTTATAAGAACATGGCCAATAGCGACAGGGTATACTACTTCGTGTTTGACTTCGATGGAGACTTGAACTGgtacaagctgttctcaaaGACCCAGTTCCCaggggcgtcccacgccgaCCATTTGGGGTACATGTTTGTGACGAACACCACCAGGCCTCTGCTGCCCTCTGCCGGAGCGGAGAGCAAGGAGACCATACAGGTTGTGCTACAGTTGTTgactaattttattaaatacgg AAATCCTAGTCGACTTACTTGGCTGACATGCAATATTCGAGAAGAATGGTCAGATTGTGGAACGCAGCGCAACTACTTGGCTCTCAACAACCGTCCCTACATGGTGCCGGGACCACCTTTAAGGAGAAGACTGCACTTCTGGCGTCAAGTGTACGCGCAATATGATAGCTACGTGGCTAGGGGAGGTAGACTGGAAGCAAAGACACCTTAA